The Streptomyces sp. Edi4 genome includes a window with the following:
- a CDS encoding TOMM precursor leader peptide-binding protein — translation MTVSERSAASQPVGFKPHLRVEVVGGEAVYLMSEHGTTALHGPCVEALAPLLDGTRTLAAVLELASSTLSADVAGRTIAALAKAELIGYQAPLADCTAEAYWELAGLSGAGAQAAVLSTRAHLLTLGRMDRESLSSACRASGLGLAEAGESAAFSLVLCDDYLDPELADVDAWHRAAGRPWLLAKPCGAEAWVGPFFGPGGRPCWSCLAHRLRGHRAAQSLVQHVLGLQGPLSLPEASLTSVRALGLQTAVLEAVKWAAGMRYAEQSSVCTLDTRTLRTRHHPVNRRPQCAECGDPGLVTARMRRPVVFTSRVKSAGEGNGHRALSLTAVRARYQHLIDPLTGVVPEVRSVPGTPTGLNRYVSGRNPAFQARSLVSLRNGLRSHSGGKGTTPLEAEVGALCEAVERYCGTRQGDEPVVLDSFTGLGEGAVHPNACQLYADRQFRERGRWNRTASAFQHIPPSFDPHAVREWSPVWSVTAGATRLLPTSMLYFGPGPDGRPHAPWADSNGNAAGSSLEDAAVQGFLELVERDAVALWWYNRTRHPAVDLDAFEEPWLAQARAAYRELGREVWVLDLTADFEIPVMAAVSSLGATTAQGISFGFGAHFDPRIALRRAVTEMAQLLPAHKDGAETRAGFSSSNPELAQWWSCATTRSQPYLLPDPAEHPRTPGDYVYEARDDLLGDLTAIEQLLSDRGLDLLVLDQTRPDVELPVVKVLVPGMRHFWARFAPGRLFEVPVRLGRLAGPTAYEELNPIPLFV, via the coding sequence GCCCTGCACGGCCCCTGCGTCGAAGCGCTCGCCCCGCTCCTCGACGGCACCCGGACTTTGGCGGCGGTGCTGGAGCTGGCTTCGAGCACGCTGTCCGCGGACGTGGCGGGCAGGACCATCGCGGCGCTCGCCAAGGCCGAACTGATCGGCTATCAGGCCCCGTTGGCGGACTGCACGGCCGAGGCCTACTGGGAACTCGCCGGCCTCAGCGGGGCGGGCGCCCAGGCCGCGGTGCTCAGTACCCGGGCCCACCTGCTGACGCTGGGGCGCATGGACCGCGAGTCCCTCAGCAGCGCGTGCCGCGCCTCCGGGCTGGGCCTCGCGGAGGCGGGTGAATCCGCCGCCTTCTCCCTGGTGCTGTGCGACGACTACCTGGACCCCGAGCTGGCCGACGTCGATGCCTGGCACCGCGCCGCGGGCCGCCCGTGGCTGCTCGCCAAGCCCTGCGGCGCCGAGGCATGGGTGGGGCCCTTCTTCGGGCCCGGCGGCCGGCCCTGCTGGTCGTGTCTGGCGCACCGGCTGCGCGGCCACCGGGCGGCCCAGTCTCTGGTCCAGCACGTGCTCGGACTGCAAGGGCCCCTCTCGCTCCCCGAGGCATCGCTGACCTCCGTGCGGGCGCTGGGACTCCAGACGGCCGTACTGGAAGCGGTGAAGTGGGCGGCCGGCATGCGATACGCGGAGCAGAGTTCCGTGTGCACGCTCGACACCCGCACCCTACGGACCCGCCACCACCCGGTCAACAGACGTCCCCAGTGCGCCGAATGCGGCGACCCCGGGCTGGTGACGGCGCGGATGCGGCGGCCGGTCGTCTTCACCTCGCGTGTCAAGTCGGCCGGGGAGGGCAACGGCCACCGCGCCCTGTCGCTGACGGCGGTGCGCGCGCGGTACCAGCACCTCATCGATCCGCTCACCGGTGTCGTGCCGGAGGTCCGCTCGGTGCCGGGGACGCCTACGGGGCTCAACCGGTACGTCTCGGGGCGCAATCCCGCGTTCCAGGCACGCTCGCTCGTCAGTCTGCGCAACGGACTGCGCAGCCACAGCGGCGGCAAGGGCACCACCCCTTTGGAGGCCGAGGTCGGCGCGCTCTGTGAGGCCGTGGAACGCTACTGCGGCACCCGTCAAGGTGACGAACCGGTCGTCCTAGACAGCTTCACCGGGCTCGGCGAGGGTGCCGTACACCCCAACGCGTGCCAGCTCTACGCCGACCGGCAGTTCCGGGAACGGGGCCGGTGGAACCGTACGGCCTCCGCGTTCCAGCACATCCCTCCGTCCTTCGACCCCCACGCGGTCAGGGAATGGTCCCCGGTGTGGTCGGTGACGGCGGGTGCCACACGTCTGCTGCCCACGTCGATGCTCTACTTCGGGCCCGGCCCGGACGGCCGTCCGCACGCGCCCTGGGCGGACTCCAACGGCAACGCGGCCGGCAGCAGCCTCGAGGACGCCGCCGTGCAGGGATTCCTCGAACTGGTCGAGCGCGACGCGGTGGCTCTGTGGTGGTACAACCGCACCCGCCATCCGGCGGTGGACCTCGACGCATTCGAGGAACCATGGCTCGCGCAGGCGCGCGCCGCGTACCGCGAGTTGGGCCGCGAGGTGTGGGTTCTCGACCTCACCGCGGACTTCGAGATTCCCGTCATGGCGGCCGTGTCATCCCTCGGCGCGACTACCGCCCAGGGCATTTCCTTCGGCTTCGGAGCACACTTCGATCCGCGCATAGCACTGCGTCGAGCGGTGACCGAGATGGCACAACTGCTCCCCGCCCACAAGGACGGCGCCGAAACGCGTGCGGGCTTCTCCTCCTCCAACCCGGAACTGGCCCAGTGGTGGTCGTGCGCAACCACGCGGAGCCAGCCATACCTCTTGCCGGATCCGGCCGAGCACCCCCGGACCCCGGGCGACTACGTGTACGAGGCACGCGACGATCTGCTCGGCGATCTCACCGCGATCGAGCAGCTGTTGAGCGACCGCGGCCTGGACCTGCTCGTGCTCGACCAAACCCGCCCTGACGTGGAATTGCCCGTGGTCAAGGTACTCGTTCCGGGGATGCGGCACTTCTGGGCGCGGTTCGCGCCGGGCCGTCTCTTCGAGGTTCCGGTCCGTCTCGGACGCCTCGCGGGCCCCACTGCCTACGAGGAGCTCAACCCGATCCCGCTGTTCGTCTGA
- a CDS encoding histidine kinase: MAPRLARIIMTVVLACYCSVVILNVLRTGKASTAQLTSCVVTVLLVFGLQFTLSSPAARTWPMKRQIAALVAQALLTYLPTFWFQLSWGSMQGPFAATVLLSLPQRIAWPLFGVVLAGVPLYPLSKGANALDCAYAFISVMLAGLVIYGLTRLADLVQEVHSTREKLARMAVTQERLRFARDLHDLLGYSLSAITLKGELVNRLIPARPEQAAEETVSLLLVARQALSDVRLVSRGYRDMSLRDEAESAAAVLASADVRAEVDIGDQRLHPVIDTVLATALREGVTNILRHSKAEVCTIKAAHGPETILLTMVNDGVVIRDQSLDARSGGSGLGNLRARLTEIGGELTAGVGADGLFQVQARAPLRPHNGEARVATTTAATGSGRAAA, translated from the coding sequence ATGGCACCCCGGCTCGCGCGCATCATCATGACGGTGGTACTTGCCTGTTACTGCTCCGTCGTGATCCTGAACGTTCTCAGGACGGGCAAGGCGAGCACGGCCCAGCTGACGTCCTGCGTGGTGACCGTGCTGCTGGTGTTCGGTCTGCAGTTCACCCTCTCCTCTCCCGCGGCGCGCACCTGGCCCATGAAGCGACAGATCGCGGCGCTCGTGGCCCAGGCACTGCTGACCTATCTGCCCACGTTCTGGTTCCAGCTCAGCTGGGGCAGCATGCAAGGGCCGTTCGCCGCAACGGTGTTGCTCTCGCTGCCGCAGCGCATCGCGTGGCCGCTCTTCGGCGTGGTCCTCGCCGGTGTCCCGCTGTATCCGCTGTCGAAGGGCGCCAACGCGCTGGACTGCGCCTACGCCTTCATCTCCGTCATGCTGGCGGGTCTGGTGATCTACGGCCTGACCCGTCTCGCCGACCTCGTACAGGAAGTGCACTCCACCCGGGAGAAGCTGGCCCGCATGGCCGTGACACAGGAACGGCTGCGCTTCGCGCGCGATCTGCACGATCTGCTCGGATACAGCCTCTCTGCCATCACCCTCAAGGGTGAGCTGGTCAACCGGCTGATCCCGGCCCGTCCGGAGCAGGCCGCGGAGGAAACCGTGTCGCTGCTCCTGGTGGCACGCCAGGCCCTGTCGGACGTACGTCTGGTGTCGCGCGGTTACCGGGACATGTCGTTGCGGGACGAGGCGGAGTCGGCGGCGGCCGTGCTGGCCTCGGCCGACGTCCGCGCGGAGGTGGACATCGGGGACCAGAGGCTGCATCCGGTCATCGACACGGTGCTGGCGACCGCGCTGCGGGAGGGAGTCACGAACATCCTGAGGCACAGCAAGGCAGAGGTCTGTACCATCAAGGCAGCCCACGGGCCCGAAACGATTCTGCTCACCATGGTCAATGACGGTGTCGTCATCAGGGACCAGTCGCTCGACGCCCGGTCCGGCGGCAGTGGTCTCGGCAACCTCCGTGCGCGTCTCACCGAGATCGGTGGAGAGCTGACCGCCGGCGTCGGAGCGGACGGCCTGTTCCAGGTGCAGGCCCGGGCTCCGCTGCGACCGCACAATGGAGAGGCCAGGGTTGCCACGACCACCGCCGCGACGGGCTCCGGCAGAGCCGCGGCCTGA
- a CDS encoding response regulator transcription factor, producing the protein MLSINILLAEDVHMIRGALVALLQLEPDLHVVAAVDRGDTIVSTALDTRPDVAVIDVDLPGMDGLTAAADLHRQLPRCRSLILTSLGRPGTMRRAMSAHVSGFLLKDSPPDQLALAVRSVAAGRRVLDPQLALSAWDYPDNPLSRREVEVLRLAAKGADAAEIAGCLYLTGGTVRNYLTSIVSKLGARNRIDAIRIAEEAGWIP; encoded by the coding sequence ATGCTGTCCATCAACATCCTTCTTGCCGAGGACGTGCACATGATCCGGGGGGCGCTGGTGGCGCTTCTTCAGCTCGAACCGGACCTGCATGTCGTCGCCGCCGTGGACCGGGGCGACACCATCGTCAGCACGGCGCTCGACACCCGGCCGGACGTCGCCGTGATCGACGTGGACCTGCCCGGCATGGACGGCCTGACGGCCGCCGCCGATCTGCACCGTCAGCTGCCCCGGTGCCGATCCCTGATCCTCACCAGTCTGGGCCGCCCCGGCACCATGCGCCGCGCCATGTCGGCGCATGTCTCCGGCTTCCTGCTGAAGGACTCACCACCGGACCAACTCGCCTTGGCGGTACGCTCTGTGGCCGCCGGCCGGCGCGTCCTGGACCCCCAGCTCGCCCTCAGCGCCTGGGACTACCCGGACAACCCGCTCTCCCGAAGGGAGGTGGAGGTGCTACGGCTCGCGGCCAAGGGAGCCGACGCCGCCGAAATCGCCGGATGCCTGTACCTCACCGGCGGAACGGTCCGCAATTACCTCACGTCGATCGTCAGCAAACTCGGTGCCCGCAACCGCATCGACGCCATCCGTATCGCCGAGGAAGCCGGCTGGATCCCCTGA
- a CDS encoding acyltransferase domain-containing protein, protein MPDHLYDDSFDGVHREWLRERLAHYLGRPVEESVPFNEYGLDSVAALSLYGDIEEEFGPLVEPTDIEAYPTVRELGRYMAMRDPRPAGHGLVRAAFVFTGQGSQHPGMTTGLYRSSTGYRGYLDEAAAALLPYTGTSVVELILNNDPRIHQTAFTQPALFAVGYALAQTFQEVGVAPVAVLGHGIGEFAAATVAGALSLPDAAKLVSVRGALMQYLPSDGGMMATCATPYEAAELVAGEPGVGIGAINAAKATVLSGERAGLERIQEQMEGRGVACRHLTVAHPFHSPLMAPMLPKFEPVARRVAGGAARVPFYSTVYGRLTTEPLYGPYWTEQITAPVRFADAARALLGQQVPTHVVEIGPRVVLTPFLRRLGGNEGPTCLVACRGPQSDAVDLAGVISALDAGPLAAVLAGA, encoded by the coding sequence ATGCCTGATCACCTGTATGACGATTCGTTCGACGGGGTCCACCGGGAGTGGCTGCGGGAGCGGCTCGCCCACTACCTCGGCCGGCCCGTGGAGGAGAGCGTGCCGTTTAACGAGTACGGACTCGACTCGGTGGCGGCGCTCAGCCTCTACGGCGACATCGAGGAGGAGTTCGGCCCGCTGGTCGAACCCACCGACATCGAGGCCTACCCGACCGTGCGGGAGCTCGGCCGGTACATGGCCATGCGCGATCCGCGCCCGGCGGGGCACGGCCTGGTGCGCGCGGCCTTCGTCTTCACCGGACAGGGCTCCCAGCACCCCGGCATGACCACCGGACTCTACCGGAGCTCGACCGGCTACCGCGGCTACCTCGACGAGGCCGCCGCCGCGCTGCTGCCGTACACCGGGACGTCCGTCGTCGAACTGATCCTCAACAACGACCCGCGCATCCATCAGACGGCCTTCACCCAGCCTGCCCTCTTCGCCGTCGGGTACGCGCTCGCCCAGACCTTCCAGGAGGTGGGGGTGGCACCGGTGGCCGTACTGGGCCACGGCATCGGGGAGTTCGCCGCCGCCACGGTCGCGGGCGCCCTCTCGCTGCCCGACGCGGCCAAACTGGTCTCCGTGCGCGGTGCCCTCATGCAGTACCTGCCCAGCGACGGCGGGATGATGGCCACCTGCGCGACCCCCTACGAAGCCGCGGAACTGGTGGCGGGCGAACCCGGCGTCGGCATCGGCGCGATCAACGCGGCCAAGGCCACGGTGCTCTCCGGGGAGCGGGCGGGCCTCGAACGCATCCAGGAGCAGATGGAGGGCCGGGGCGTCGCCTGCCGCCATCTGACCGTGGCGCATCCCTTCCACTCGCCGCTGATGGCCCCAATGCTGCCCAAGTTCGAGCCGGTGGCCCGCAGGGTGGCGGGCGGCGCCGCGCGCGTGCCGTTCTACTCCACCGTGTACGGACGCCTGACCACCGAGCCCCTGTACGGCCCGTACTGGACCGAGCAGATCACCGCGCCGGTGCGGTTCGCCGACGCCGCACGGGCGTTGCTGGGCCAGCAGGTGCCCACCCATGTGGTGGAGATCGGCCCCCGGGTGGTGCTCACTCCGTTCCTGCGCAGGCTGGGCGGCAACGAAGGACCGACCTGCCTGGTGGCCTGCCGCGGCCCGCAGAGCGACGCGGTCGACCTGGCCGGAGTCATCTCCGCCCTCGACGCGGGCCCGCTGGCCGCCGTGCTGGCAGGGGCCTGA
- a CDS encoding acyl-CoA dehydrogenase codes for MTTALYEDRIAALEKAFGPLDDPANPLGGDALIAAEAEAGVAPGAEEALSAFGLNAEFVPAELGGRLSRMDVLGRILRPVFRRDASLGFGFGLNCFFAAAPVWAAGTPEQRAFVARLLLGGDRIAVARHEVAHGNSFVRDEFTARPAPGGLVLSGRKTGIANASRARGLVVFARTEDAERAGGRSHSVLLLDRAELPRDRVRDVERFATPGMRSAQFGGLSIADCLVRPGAVLGKVGDGYEMSLRSSLQIRGLIPSIVLAGVDTALRTVVRFATRRRDDGRSSLDVQHVRDVLTGAFLDLLVMDCLALVATRALHLLPRQMSAYAASAAYLAPKLAAESMDEMAAVLGEESFLVSGPYGMFLKQLRDLPVTSLGHAGSAGRQVSILPQLPHFARHAWFRDRPAPAGLFRLSEDLPPLDLQRLALLGDGDPLAATLVASAEGLQSADGRTPGHGDRALLRTLTDAFTHELRELRQAFRSVPRDDRAALSSPHHFGLADRYTMVLAAAACLGVWREQLGEPGATDPFLADPAWPVAVLFRLGRRLGLPLPHRPVSCEQRVLAELLDRSHRRRSYDLYGSPLA; via the coding sequence ATGACGACAGCCTTGTACGAGGACCGGATCGCAGCCCTGGAAAAGGCCTTCGGCCCGCTCGACGACCCGGCCAACCCGCTCGGCGGCGACGCCCTGATCGCCGCCGAGGCGGAGGCCGGGGTGGCGCCGGGGGCCGAGGAGGCGCTGAGCGCGTTCGGGCTCAACGCCGAGTTCGTGCCTGCCGAATTGGGCGGCAGGCTGAGCCGGATGGACGTCCTGGGCCGGATACTGCGGCCGGTGTTCCGCCGGGACGCCTCCCTCGGTTTCGGCTTCGGGCTGAACTGCTTCTTCGCCGCTGCTCCGGTGTGGGCCGCGGGCACCCCGGAGCAGCGGGCCTTCGTCGCACGGCTGCTGCTGGGGGGCGACCGGATCGCCGTCGCACGGCACGAGGTGGCGCACGGAAACAGTTTTGTTCGCGATGAGTTCACCGCCCGTCCCGCCCCCGGGGGGCTGGTGCTCAGCGGCCGCAAGACCGGGATCGCCAACGCGTCCAGGGCGCGTGGCCTGGTCGTCTTCGCCCGCACCGAGGACGCCGAACGAGCGGGCGGCCGCAGTCACTCGGTGCTGCTGCTGGACCGCGCGGAACTGCCCCGGGACCGGGTCAGGGACGTGGAGCGGTTCGCCACCCCCGGGATGCGCAGCGCGCAGTTCGGCGGGCTGAGCATCGCCGACTGCCTGGTGCGGCCCGGCGCGGTGCTCGGCAAGGTGGGCGACGGTTACGAGATGTCGCTGCGGTCCTCGTTGCAGATCCGCGGCTTGATCCCGTCGATCGTGCTCGCGGGCGTCGACACCGCGCTGCGCACGGTGGTCAGGTTCGCCACCCGGCGGCGCGACGACGGCCGTTCCTCACTCGACGTCCAGCACGTACGGGACGTTCTGACCGGTGCCTTCCTGGACTTGCTCGTCATGGACTGCCTCGCGCTCGTCGCCACCCGGGCACTGCATCTGCTGCCGCGGCAGATGAGCGCCTACGCGGCCTCGGCCGCCTACCTCGCCCCCAAACTCGCCGCGGAGTCGATGGACGAGATGGCTGCGGTCCTGGGCGAGGAGAGCTTCCTCGTCAGCGGGCCGTACGGCATGTTCTTGAAGCAGCTGCGCGATCTCCCGGTCACCTCGCTGGGGCACGCCGGCAGTGCGGGACGACAGGTCAGCATCCTGCCCCAGCTGCCGCACTTCGCCCGACACGCCTGGTTCAGGGACCGGCCGGCGCCCGCCGGCCTGTTCCGGCTGTCCGAGGACCTGCCGCCGCTGGACCTCCAACGCCTCGCCCTGCTCGGTGACGGCGACCCGCTGGCCGCGACGCTCGTAGCGTCGGCCGAAGGGCTTCAGAGCGCCGACGGCCGCACACCGGGCCACGGCGACCGCGCCCTGCTGCGGACCCTGACCGACGCCTTCACCCATGAACTCAGGGAACTGCGCCAGGCGTTCCGGTCCGTGCCGAGGGATGACCGCGCCGCGCTCTCCAGCCCGCACCACTTCGGGCTCGCCGATCGCTACACCATGGTGCTGGCCGCGGCGGCCTGCCTCGGGGTGTGGCGGGAACAGCTGGGAGAGCCCGGCGCCACCGACCCGTTCCTGGCCGACCCCGCCTGGCCCGTCGCGGTCCTGTTCCGGCTGGGGCGACGCCTTGGTCTGCCACTCCCGCACCGCCCGGTCTCCTGCGAACAACGGGTGCTCGCGGAGTTGCTCGACCGGTCGCACCGCCGCCGCAGCTATGACCTGTACGGGTCCCCGCTGGCCTGA